The nucleotide sequence GTAAGTACTATAATCTAAGTGGGTCACATTATTTACCACAATGACATGTCTGGTTAGCTACTGAATCAACAAATATCCAACATCAACGAACCATCCTAACTTATTCTCTTTACCAGCAAGGCATGTCTAATAAGTCTGCATGTTAgttttgcatattatttttagATGACAACTATTTTTCAAACCATATCAACTTACAAGGAACTCTTGGTAAGAATCTGCTGTTTTGCAGCACCACCAAAAGTGGTTGACAATGTCTTTTAGCCAACTGCTCAAACTGGACTGACCCTTGACCTGTGAAGCCTGGGATAGACATAACAGTTATCATGATTACACCGCTCAAATTAGGGTAGATTGCCATGCAGAAAAGGAAGCCATAGTAATGACAGCTGAACTTACAGCATGGATCCTTTTTGCCAAATTCTTGGCCCCATGCCACATATCCAAGCTGTGCTGCAGCCCAAGGTCTTTGTACTTTCCTTTgtcttatttgaaaaaataatatgtataattagTACAGTAATGGTCCCCCCACCCCTCCAAAAAAGTTGTTGTAATTCTACAAGTAACGCAAAATTTCAGTGGCAACTTACTCATTAGTGCGGAGATCTGGACATGGGCATCAGTGCAGACCTCTACTAGTTTCACTTCATTCAAAAGAGTGTCGACTGTCCGCACAAATGCCTCTCTCTCCATGATCACAGAATTTCGCCCAGTCTCCCTTTTGTCCACAGTGATGACAGAGATGATTTCCCTGGATTCGTTCTCCATGGCAGTGTATGTACAGTACTGGGCGCAATGTCCAGGACTGTCCATTCTTCCATCCGCTATTCAATTTGTAAACAAGAATCAATGATTAACACAGAACATAAAATTTACATCTTAACATACTGtagcataaatgaataaaaaatgtacattaccTACTATTACCACATCTCTGTCTTTTAGCCGATTTATTGCCTCAGCCCTCCTCTCCTCCCAAAACTCCTTCACAGTGTCTACACCGTATGTGTCCTGAATTGTGAAAAATGAACTACGGTCCACCATCCCCATGTTCATAAACTGGAACAGAAGCGAGACTTTGGCGTAGTTGCTTCCGGAGAGTAGTATGTTGCTTGCCAACATAAAGTCCCCTGCTAGCATCCCATACCTCAAAGTGGGCTGTGAGCTCCATCTCCATACAGTGTGGCCAACAAGGCAGGTCTGACAATAAATGGGACACAACTTAGGCTATTTAGCATTATCAAATACAAACATAGAATTGCTTCCACTAAGTGGAAACTACAACTCAGGAAGCTTGATTGAGTTTCACAAAACCACTCTCAACGTATTGACATTGCCTCCAACACCGATCTACACTTATTTGCAATGTAGTATGATTACAACACATACCCATTCCATGATGCTTGCAGTACCCCTGCGTGTAATGGAAACTTCAAATGGAGGGCGACACTGACACTCCATTTTACTGACGTCACATGTGTATGGGCACTTTTGGACCGGAAGCACAAGTAATGTTGCAAGCTGCCTCAAACAGTCCTCATAAGTGATGGAGGCCCGTTTCCCGATTAGGTCATCTTCAGTCATGACCTCCAGTGTATCAGGAAAGCCAGGTTGTTGAAGTGTAGGTAAGGTGACTGATGGAGGCTCTACATCCGGGATGTCATGTACTGTCTCACTGGCATCTATCACAGGCAGATTATCAATGCATGGTGGTGCCTGCAATGCTCCACCCAACCTAAAGACATGaaagatatatactgtatatatcatttACAGATAGATATCCAAtcagatgaataaaataaaaatggcatatACAAAGACGGGGTTATCTTTGAGATAATACAGGgaccagaaaatataaaaaaatcgtacatcttttatttttatatttacatatttaattgaatCAATGTTCGATAATGTATTGTGCATAATCTTAGAGGATCCAATGTTAACATACCGAATACAAATACGAGGGACATAGTCCTCATCTTCACTGTCATCTGCTTCAATCTCCTCATTACTAACACCTTCACTGTCCCCCCAATCAATTCTGGCAAATGTGatagaaaattatatttgttaataCAAAGCAGAACATCTTGTTACTCAATGTTCAGTAAAACCCAGTGGAACTTACACACTGTTCATTAGATCATTTATCTCCTGCTCATTCATGACCTGGGTTTCAGCATCCTGGATGCTCATGTTCTGtagactaaaaacaaaaacaatacagaggtcacaaagattttttttttttaagtacatttttacttacaaaacatttcttatcatttggCATATTAGGAAGCCTGAGAGGCTTTATCTACCTTTCCTCCAGAACCTCAGAGGCATCCATGGTGCGCTCATCATCTTCCAGTCTTTCCTCAATAGGCGACAGGTCCTCTCTGTAAATGGTGTAGCTGTTTAAGACCCAAATTGTTTCAAAATAtgcaatggaaataaaaaaaagaaataaaagtggTACTGACTACTGACCGATTTGAAAGTGTTTCAGATGATGCACATACAATACTGGAAAGTGATGGTGCAGTCAGGTGGTGTTTCTTCAAGTTTCTCTTACTGGGTGTTGAGGTGCTGGGGCCATAATAGCTGAAGAGATAAGcgtttttgatttgatttctttttttaacatataaatacaattacaataaaaaaaatttgagaaaaaaaaagataatagtaaaacaaaacaaaaaacatataaacaacaaaataaaaattcctttttttttcaataacaaaaaaaaatcgatttaCAAGTACTAAAGTTTTTGTAATAAGTACGCTAACAAATAACCAAAACATTTTCCACAGCAATTGTAATGCGGGCCAAATTCAATATCACCAATGGCTATCACAGGGTTGTTTTCAGTTCCATCAGAAAATATTGTTATAGTAACTAAATTACATTAGCAATGGTCATAAAGGTCAACTTTCAGCATGTGTAACTTGGTCCATGATATACGTGAAGAAGAAATGACGAATCATTTTTACTGAGGTAACATTAGGCTACTGTCTCAATTACGTTTCAAATTGCCATAATGGGCGTG is from Carassius auratus strain Wakin chromosome 13, ASM336829v1, whole genome shotgun sequence and encodes:
- the LOC113112325 gene encoding uncharacterized protein LOC113112325 isoform X1 encodes the protein MSVTKSKRPRYNSEIRRDKVRNKTRICIGDAFERWRRLKTEKNLNTDANVANFLLDSYYGPSTSTPSKRNLKKHHLTAPSLSSIVCASSETLSNRYTIYREDLSPIEERLEDDERTMDASEVLEESLQNMSIQDAETQVMNEQEINDLMNSVIDWGDSEGVSNEEIEADDSEDEDYVPRICIRLGGALQAPPCIDNLPVIDASETVHDIPDVEPPSVTLPTLQQPGFPDTLEVMTEDDLIGKRASITYEDCLRQLATLLVLPVQKCPYTCDVSKMECQCRPPFEVSITRRGTASIMEWTCLVGHTVWRWSSQPTLRYGMLAGDFMLASNILLSGSNYAKVSLLFQFMNMGMVDRSSFFTIQDTYGVDTVKEFWEERRAEAINRLKDRDVVIVADGRMDSPGHCAQYCTYTAMENESREIISVITVDKRETGRNSVIMEREAFVRTVDTLLNEVKLVEVCTDAHVQISALMNKGKYKDLGLQHSLDMWHGAKNLAKRIHAASQVKGQSSLSSWLKDIVNHFWWCCKTADSYQEFLELWLGLLHHVTNEHRWVLGSCQHADLESGGTQQWLERGSMAHEALKSIVRNKRWLNEVHKYLNFRSTADLESFQNHILMYASKRTAFSPPVFEARMLLAAMDYNYHKDRPELCKSDGSKQYRRLYKKNARRYMLYTRKTSKMYGYIPELQAMILQKRLAGKGMPRRRTLRPDDPRRYGPLPPVPAPTIEELLHTQVRRGLVSTFQTKDL
- the LOC113112325 gene encoding uncharacterized protein LOC113112325 isoform X2 gives rise to the protein MSVTKSKRPRYNSEIRRDKVRNKTRICIGDAFERWRRLKTEKNLNTDANVANFLLDSYYGPSTSTPSKRNLKKHHLTAPSLSSIVCASSETLSNREDLSPIEERLEDDERTMDASEVLEESLQNMSIQDAETQVMNEQEINDLMNSVIDWGDSEGVSNEEIEADDSEDEDYVPRICIRLGGALQAPPCIDNLPVIDASETVHDIPDVEPPSVTLPTLQQPGFPDTLEVMTEDDLIGKRASITYEDCLRQLATLLVLPVQKCPYTCDVSKMECQCRPPFEVSITRRGTASIMEWTCLVGHTVWRWSSQPTLRYGMLAGDFMLASNILLSGSNYAKVSLLFQFMNMGMVDRSSFFTIQDTYGVDTVKEFWEERRAEAINRLKDRDVVIVADGRMDSPGHCAQYCTYTAMENESREIISVITVDKRETGRNSVIMEREAFVRTVDTLLNEVKLVEVCTDAHVQISALMNKGKYKDLGLQHSLDMWHGAKNLAKRIHAASQVKGQSSLSSWLKDIVNHFWWCCKTADSYQEFLELWLGLLHHVTNEHRWVLGSCQHADLESGGTQQWLERGSMAHEALKSIVRNKRWLNEVHKYLNFRSTADLESFQNHILMYASKRTAFSPPVFEARMLLAAMDYNYHKDRPELCKSDGSKQYRRLYKKNARRYMLYTRKTSKMYGYIPELQAMILQKRLAGKGMPRRRTLRPDDPRRYGPLPPVPAPTIEELLHTQVRRGLVSTFQTKDL